The window GGCGTGAAGCAGAGGACATCATGTTGTGAGGAGATGGGGGCCTCGGTGTCTCGAGCAATCAGGAATTTCAACCTAGAGAGCCGGGCAGAACGGGAAATCAGCAAGATGAAGCCCTCTCCcgctcccaggcacccctccaccaAGAGCCTCCTGCGAGAGCAGATGAGCCGTAAGTGGTGCAAGGGCACTTCGGAACTCCGCTCGCGGGCTCCCGGGGCGGGCCGGGCGGTTCCGCGCAGGTGGAtcttggcggggggtggggggtgcgggtgACTGGGGTCAGCCGTGCGCGGAAGGGTGGAGCCTCCAGGCCGGTGACATTGAGAGAGTCCCAGTGCGCCCGCGGCGGAGTGGCGGCTCCGCCCACTTCGTAGTTCCGGTGGTGGCGgccgctgcccctgctgcccCGGCTCTCGGAGGCTTTTATCTTTACTGCTTACCGACTTGCTGAAGGGAATCCGAAAATGGAAGGGATCGTGTGCCTCGGAAATGCTCCCTAGGTGTCTTCACAGAGCGGTGAACCCCGAGCCCGACCTAGCATTTCGAGTTACATGTACAGTATTTCCCGTATTGTCCTAGTGGTtgttaaacagaaaattaaaagtggCTGTCTTGTGTTAAGTGTTAGGATCTTAGAGgaaattttctttggttttagtatttgacattctttttctttccgtAGGCTATCCAGAAATTAAGGGAGAAATTGCTAGAAAAGATGACAAGCTGCTGTCGTTACTAAAAGATGTGTACGTTGATTCCAAAGATCCTGTGTCTTCTGTGCAGGTAATGTGTGTTTTAATTCAGCAGATAAGTAACTTAACCTTTTTTGTGCTCGAGGAAAACGATCGAGAGACCTGTGTGTGGTAGGTAGTAAAAGAGAGTGAGTGCTCTGCACGTTTGAAACTGTCAGTGTAGTTGTGACCAGAATGCAGTGCATCGGCAAAACTTACACGTAGTGGTGATATTATTTCACAGTTTATAGGATTTGGTAAAGTTCTTCTAGTGGTTGTCATTTGAATCACCAAGGGAGAGCCTTAATACTGTTTTCTCATCCTTCAGTGGATTGAGTTTTGTTCTAATTTGAGGGATTCCTTTAGTGTTGTGTtgttggtgtttggttttttgggttttttttaaagatacgtTCAGATAGGAAATGTAAAAATTTGGAGATTACAGAATACATTGAGACTGGGAACCTATATGTAAATCCATATATAAATGCCAGGCACAAGTGCTTTGTATATAGTTATGAACAAAGCAGACCACTTCTTGCTCGCAGTGCTTAGAATATTGTGAGGGACACAGACATTAAACAGATGAGCAACCATTAGTACAAAATTACTGATACATCTGCGAAGGACAAGTATAGGCACTGTGAGTATATCAGAGGGACCTGTTTGTGATTGGACAGGGTGGCTTCTGAGAAAGTGACGTTTAAGCCCCAGACTGAAGGATGAGTCTGAGTTAACTAGATGAATTTGTTGGGGCAGGAAGGTTCTAGGTAGGGGAAAGGGTTTGattaaaggagagagaagtgCCAATGACAACACCCAGATTTGTTTCCATTCTGAAATTCTCTGGTACTCTGTCTAGATAGGCAATACTGTTTGCACAGTtagaattattaatataattttcattagataagtgaaataaaattcatgtaaaataaGGTTTGTGAATTGTTGCATGTAAGAGCAATTAGAGGGTTCATTTATCACCAGAGGTTCCCATAAAAAAGATAGAAGGGTTGATGTTCATATTCTTGGTGTTGAATACTTCCATCAATAACAGGTGTTGAGTAATAACTTCCAACTGTTGTTTTTCTTATGCTATACTAAATCATACATTCAAAAATTGGCCCTTGGggagtgaaaaaaatttaacagtcTTAATGCATACAGTTACATAGATACATAAAGAGATATACAgtggtattaaaattttatgggaGGTATTAGGAAAAGTCTAAAAAGACTCATGGGAGAATGACAATGAAAAAGTGGAAGTACCTATTTATgttttgtccctttttctcttttgggtaGTTCCTAGTTTTCTTAATTTGCGATGTCTCGACATTAGTGATATCATAtgtcaaataatttatttttgcggGGCTTTTTAACATATTGCTGTTCAGAATTCTGTCAGATATGTTAGCCTTTTTGTTCTTCATGGTATTGGAAGTCTGGACTCTAACATAAAAAcggttttctgtatttt of the Ailuropoda melanoleuca isolate Jingjing unplaced genomic scaffold, ASM200744v2 unplaced-scaffold73461, whole genome shotgun sequence genome contains:
- the LOC117800634 gene encoding NADH dehydrogenase [ubiquinone] 1 alpha subcomplex assembly factor 4-like isoform X1, translated to MLDAPRGRRRRCFPTCGVKQRTSCCEEMGASVSRAIRNFNLESRAEREISKMKPSPAPRHPSTKSLLREQMSRYPEIKGEIARKDDKLLSLLKDVYVDSKDPVSSVQKGNLNKSKYGVEEGLPGNIKLREALSSGKRRSWEECFKPKLQYKGRSV
- the LOC117800634 gene encoding NADH dehydrogenase [ubiquinone] 1 alpha subcomplex assembly factor 4-like isoform X2 — protein: MLDAPRGRRRRCFPTCGVKQRTSCCEEMGASVSRAIRNFNLESRAEREISKMKPSPAPRHPSTKSLLREQMSRYPEIKGEIARKDDKLLSLLKDVYVDSKDPVSSVQQE